Part of the Hevea brasiliensis isolate MT/VB/25A 57/8 chromosome 16, ASM3005281v1, whole genome shotgun sequence genome is shown below.
ACAATAAATATTCCTAACAACAAGTCGGCAGATGCCCAACTGAGAATAAATTTCAAACATCTTATCTGTGATTTTGAAATGTCTTATTTGACAAAATTGACAGCTTTGAAAATAAAGATACCAACCGATGAGACATTAAATCTCACTATTCAAACCGGAGTAAAACCAGATATCAAACAAGAAAGAAAAGTTGTTGCACCCTTTCATTTCTACACCATCTTCCAATCTCAACTGTGCTATGATAATTATCTTTCATCTTTGTTATACTCCATTCTCATTATTTAACTACACACACCCAGAGTAAGCACCAGAATCAGCATTCTTACTTCGAACATGCACGCTAAAGTAGTTTAATTGCCATAAGATTTATTGACAACAATAGTAAACACAATACAAATCTTCACATATTTTCACAATTTCTCTTTAACGTTTTAACAAGCCTCTAACCAAAGTATAGAAATACAGAATCTAGATAACTAGAAAAAGGAAGCACAAAGATGATGGAAAGGAAACCAACCTGGGAAGTTGTTTCTGCACTGAACATATGATCATCTGGAGAAAAATGCTGTTGTGCAGTTAAAGCTGATATTAGCTCTTGTAGAATCATAGCAGTTGATCTCTTCGGGTTATTACCTCCATTTGTTAATTCATCCTCTTCTTGAGAGGTTAGTTCCTTTAATTTTTGCTCCAAAAGTGCCCCTAAAGTATCTCCTCTCAATGGCAATTGCCTTTGCAAAGATGTTCTTTGGTGAGAAGCATTCTTATCAATGTGATCACTCGTCTCTTTCCGACCCGGGGAAATGAAATTTTTATGCCTCAATGGGGAATTAAATGTAAAAGATACGACATCATTGTCCTTATTGCCATGAGTTCTATTACCTTCACCCGGAACAGTTGATCTGGTTTTGATGCACGCACGGTCTGCATTGTGAGCATTATGCTCCAATTCTTTTCCACTCACAAAATCACACTCAACGTTTTTCTGTCTCATAGCCGTTGAACTAACAAGTCCGGTACTATCAAATTGTGGATTAAGGTTTACAGTCCTCCGCTTACGTACTGGTGTCCTTAACTGCGACAAGGAATCATCTCTCCTGCTGCAAAATCTTCTCTCTCTATCAACCATGTAATTATCTGCCTTGGTGGACACCCTTGCCCTGGTGCGACCACTTAAATTTCTGTTCAAAGCAACAAAATCTTTGGCTCCAGTAATAGCATTGGCAGCTGAAGAAGCTCTCTGGCTTTGCAGGTTGTTTAATTTGGCTTTTGGTGGAATTCTACCCTTACCTACTGAAATCTCATTTCGGGTCGCAGTCCTTTCCCTGAAAGCAATAGAAGACTGCTCATCCTTTTGAGGCCTGCACTGCTGACTTTTCAATTGCCGTGGCACTTGACCCTCTGAAGACACAGGTTCGCTACAAGCCCGCATGTTATCTAGTCTTTCAGCAGCAGTAGATAATTGAACATGATTTCTCTGATAAGCTACATCCCTTCCTTGTTCAGGGGAGGAAATGGGAGGCCTTGGCTTGATCCTTTCCAACCCCTGCAAAGAGTTATTTGCCACATTTGCAGCTGAGGATAGACAAACAAATGGCTGATCCTCCACAGGCGGTCTTGAATCCACTACATCGGGCAAATTACCACAATTTTTGCAAGAAGACTGCCCCATCAAAGACTTATCCACATCCACATTATAGTTGACATCATTTCTTTGCTGTTTCAGTAAATCTGGTGACCTGACTCCCAATCTCATTCCATCCATCGAAACTTCATTCTTCGGAATATAATTCGTAGAACTTGAataattaatagcacattttgCTCTATTGGTAGCTTGCAACCCAGGTTCCAAAATCCGAGTAGCAGCATCAATTAACCTGGACGCCCTAGACAAATTCCTGGAAGACGATATCCTAGGACTCTTCACTGATGAAGCAAGCTTGGGATGATGATGTTTTCTTCCTCTTGACAATACATTCCTGATTTGCAAAGCTTCAGCTCCAAACCTAGTCACTGCCGTTCTCTCAAACTGGCCTGTCTTTTGAAGCTTTGGAGGCCTAGATTCAACCTTAGTGCTTCCCTTCTCCAAGTTTAGAAGTTCAATATCAGACACACTATTACAGTTATCAAATTTCTCTTCTTTAACTTCACAAGGAGGAGAATTTGAAACTTTTTTGTGCTTATCTCGATGAACTGCTGGTAAAGATTCAAGACCCATAAGCCTAGCAACCAAACCGGCAGCTCTCATTTCGTGCTTTGGCTGTGCACTATCACTACGGTTCCCATTTTTCTTTACATTCGGGAACCCCTTGCTGTTCTCATCGGCAATCTACACAAGTCAAAACACAAGCATGAGTACCCACAGGTTCCATTTCATGTACAAAATTAGCTGTCACTAAAATGCATAATAAGCAAAGAAAACAATGCGCTACCAAATGAGATTTGGTTTTGGGCATCTTCTCATCCCCTCCAAACTTTTTTGACGATTGCTTTGCACCAGCTGAAAAAAATGAAATAAGCAACAGAAAAATCAATCAGTATTATAATTTGTTTGAATGGGTACTTCCTATAATCGTGTGCAGTTTTGAGAGAGAGAAGAAACCTGGAGGAAGCAATTTCCTGGAGAAGAGCTTTCTCTTGGCAAATCTTCGGTTCCAATCCAAAAGCTGAAAGAAAATGCCCACACAACCACCAGGTCTGTGTGGCCGTTTTTCCGTTATCGCCAGACACGATGTCGTTTGCCCCGTGGATTCATTCATCTCTCCAAAGTCAAAACCAAGAAGGAAGGAGGAGAAGAAGACGAGTGACTAAGATCACCAAAACCCGCAAAGCAAAAATCCTGAGAATTACTTTGTTAAACCCAAAAACGCTCAAATCTCAAGTCCAAATCCACtccatttttcaaaaaaaaaaaaaaagcgaagAAATCTCGACAAAATCCATGAGAAAATCCCAGGTTGCCGAAAACACGCAAAGAAAAACACAATGTAGTAGAGCTTACTCCCAAACCAGAGCAGAGAAAAAGGAAACCACGGCAGAAAACAGAAGAGCCGTACAATGATACAATGGGAAGGAAAAGGACGGCACAGAGGAACAAACGTCGATCCAATGATGCGAAAGAACTGGGAAGAAAGAAAATGTAGCCAGAGCTTTATTAGCTTTGTAGGTACCACATGTCTTAACGCAAAGAGCAAGTGATTCTCTGTTCAACAGGATGAGATGATGATGGTCAAATCAAGAGCGTGAAAAAAGCAATAATGGAGGGGAAAGGAAAGAATCATAAGATTGGATGGTATTAGTGCAAAGACCTAGAAAATGTAGCTCGAGGAAAGAAATAGGATGATGAGGAGCCTGCCATTTTACCAGaacagagaaagaaagaaaggcgAAACGATAAAAGGTTCTGCTGCTCCAGCAGTGAAAGAGGCTGCTTGTTTTCTCGAGGAGAGAAGAGAGGAAGCCACGCGCACTCATGCAGTGAAATCTGGGAGTGATGAAACATGAAGATTGAAAGTTGAGACTCTCCAGACTGAGAATAAGACAATAACTATGTTTTGTCTTTTCTCTTTCCACACTCGCGCGAGTACACTAATTAACGATTCCTCGCTCCTCACAGACACCGTATTTGCCTATTCCAGCAGTCCAAGCTTGTCTGTCCTTAGTTATAAGTAAGAAATTATTTCAATCTAAACATCCAAAATTTGAGATAATATAATTGATCCACATGCCAAATATACggtctttttatatttttttattttaaatattttttttttaaaaggaaaaTAAGTTGTCAATGTTTAAATATAAGACTTTCCAATCAAATGCCAAAAATAAAGAACTAGCAACCAACACAAACatcagaaagaaaaaaagaaatttgTTTTTGTCTGAACTCACTCTGGACTACATGCATAAATAGCCGTAGCCTACATGTTTTGAAGATTTTAGCAGAAGATGTGAGGAGTTGGTTAAAAAGTAAATAAATCAACTATATTGTAAGTTATAATATGACAAATAAAGAAGCAAGTATTGTATTGTATTGTATTGTATTGTTGATCAGGATCAGATGTTAAGTGGAAGTTGACATTAAAGAAATCATGTTCATGTGGAAAGTTGAAAATGAAATTCATTAGTTGCTTTTTGTCATTAGATGCTAAGGAAAACTAAATGAAAAGGTGAAAGTGCAATAAAAAAAGTGAAGAAAAATCAGCACTTTTTGTCTGATTTCGTTGAGTGTACTCATATGTCTCCTGATGCTTGCCAACCTTTTTTTTTAGTAGCGTATGcctataccattttttttttttattaatatataattatttcaaattataatatatatatatatatatttaaatcactTATCGATAAATCAACTAATTGTTGGTAATTTTTATATGAAGTGAATGCTGAATCTTTGATCTTTGGTGTTGGCAAAATGATTTATTAACGagtttttaacttaaaaatttgagttttaattatagttaattattaaaaaaaaatagtttttaAAATTGAAGAATGGAAATGGGCTGCGCTCAAAAGAAAGAGGAACATTTTCTAGGTATGGTATGGGCCAAACTTAACGTGATGACACAGCAAGTTGGAGTTTAttgataaatataatattaataagttGGATCCACGTGAGTTTCCCTGGACCATGGACCCGCCCGGCAAGGGTTGTATTAATCCAGGTGCGGTCTTGTCCATATTGTTAAAGTCGAGGTTCAGTGGATTAAGGCCACATTATCATGCcagattatttaatatttttttatatttaatgaatattatatatatttttgtttAAAATAACCGAAGTATTAATAAGTACATATTTTCAACAATACTTTTatcatttataaaattattaattttgttattttaagctattaaataaatattaacattattaaaaaaaataagaaatggaATTTGAATTTTCCGCACGCTTTTAAGAAAAGAAAGGGAAGTATTGGCTAGAGTAATTGTAGCGTAGCCAGGCAGTAGTGGGGCGAGGAACTTGGTAGTTTTGGTTGGTTGATCCATTGACCATTATGCTCGTGCACTTTTCTTTCAACTTCTAATTATCTTGTTGCTATTTGACCCCATATATAATTACTAAAATGTATtcaataaaaacaaaaataataaataaattttttctattttaaaataATGCCCTTTTGACTATTTAAgaaaattttcctttttcttttaaaatgataaagggaaaaaaaaaaaaaaggctaactAAAGAAAAACAGAAATAGAGTTGTAACAATTGTTTGGTGTGCATTTATGTGTATGCCAATTATTTGCACGTAAAATTGAAAAATAACTATTGTACCAAAAAAATAATTGAGGTGAGCCAGCCAACCAAAGAGGTGCGGTTAGCAAAATGTCAATGCCAATTGCAGAACCCCAGAATTACAAGAACAGAGGAAAGTGCCAAAAGCCAAATAATTTAGTTGAAAACCTTTAGCTTTGTGAGGCATGGAATTGGAACTATTACCCAACTTGCAACAATTTTTACTGAGAAATTTTAGGGTAATCTTATTTTTCATGAAGTCAattgttttattaataattattattagatataattttatttttcatgaagtcagttgttttattaataattattattagatgaattttattaaattttaatttaataataaaatatataaaatacaaataaaattagttaaaaattaaaGTAACAATAAAAGACACAAATTTTTACTAACCAGCAGCGATAAGGACTTTTCTAATTTCTAAGCCTTCTTGGCCTTGCTTTCTATATATCCCCTTGTTTGACATTATTATGACTATCtttattgaaaaaatatattttatttaaatgtattaattaaatattatttaaagttagtttaaaattaaatttaatattttttaacaataagtttaaaattaaatttaatattttttaacaataaaaattttaaaataattaattactttGGTAATACTATTTAAAATAATACTTTCAAAAATGACTTCTATCCTCTTAACATCAACTTCAAAACAGAGCCTATGTATCATGTTTATAGAGAGAGATTTAccgtttccttttttttttttttttaatttcaaccttaaaattttataaaagatgaaaatttttgaatttaaagcCATTCGGCATTGAATATGATTAATATCTAATTTAATTACGGTGGATTAGGTGTTGCATTTTAGTTTATTAATGAGATCAAGAttgagttatttatttatttattttattatacataataataaataataagagCACAAAGAGTTTTTaccataattttattttttctcaaagtagattttactatgatttttttttccttttgattacaattattataaaagaattaatatataatttaaccaaaaaaataaaataaaaaaaccaTAAAAGAGATCAATAGCGTAACTCACCCATATATGAGGCCATATTGGGTTTGCCTTGATGGGCCAATTGCTGTGCAGATTTAAAGGATCAAACGAGCCCAACTTTGACAACCGGGTTGCTctattcttttatctattttatcaTTCAGCAGCCTAATATTTAATGTACTTATCAATAATATCCATAATTCAGGAAGATTTTGAAGGCATTACTGTATTCCAGATATTTTCTCCTTTGGAAGGGCCAATTCTTTAAGCCACTGATGATATTTTCATCCCATTTTGATgtgaatatttttacataaattcaaTGAAAAGTTACTATCTTTAAACTGGAAGtaatcattttcttgattttgACAGGACGGATCTTCCCATTTGTAAATACAGATTATTCATGGTTAAAGAAATGCTTATGATTTGCTTCATTGTGCTTGCTTGCAATATTCTTGATTCCCTTGGAGATCTCATGCCTTGAATCTTTATCAGTCGTAGATTCAACAAATGTACTTAGAGGTGGGCATTGGGCAATGTGATTGAAATATTGTACTTCTTGTGAAGGAGCAATAATCTTTTTCTTGATTTCAACAGGAAGGATCTTTCCATCAACCAAAAGCTCGTCAGGAGATGAACATTAATCTCAATGCAGTGAAAACAGACGTCCAAATCATTGCTCGAACCAAAGTTTGGTGAGCACGATTGGAATTGGGGATATGTTGGAATGCTGTCCGTTTGACGAAGAGTCTACGACTCATGCTGTGCTGGGACTACCCGACCATAATTTTGCAGCCGTTGCTTGCCAATTTTCAGCAAAAAGTGCAAACAGGCATTCAAAGAAATTATATATAGAAGAACGGGACAAAAAATTAGAATTTAAATCCAAAACAATCAATaatcaaaaaaggaaaaaaaCATAAGACTTGTATTTTTCTTGGAAATCCTATAAttctgatgtggtagttgatattGAAATCAACCTTAAAATGGACTTAATATGATATCTAAAATGGATATAGCTTAATACCCAAAAACAAACACAAATCTCATATAACTAGAAAACTGCATAGAATTTGAAATCCAAATAAAAGAGATTAGAAAGGAGTTCTTGATTTTACGCTAGAATTAGAATTTTGAGATGTGGGTGGTAAGCATTGAAGAGAAAGAAAGCAGAAGATGAAGGTATATGAAAACAAACTAAACAGGAACCTAATAACTTTAAGAGATAGAGATGAAAACAGTGTTTGTGATAAGGGCTACATTTTTCATGTGATATAAATATCAAGTTTTTCTCTTTCGGGATGAGTTGAGCAGGCAATAACATCAACAAGACACTTTGTCTAGCTTACccatttcatttaaaataataaaataagaatataatTGTAAATAAAGAGTTGGGTCTTAATATCCTATTTCAATTCAAACATAAGGGTAGAAAAAGGGAAAATAGTCTAAAAGAGGCATACAACGTCATAATCAGCAAGCAGCCTTGAAGTGTCTCATTATCGAATATGGATCCAAGTAGGAGGATATGCAAATGCTGGAGGAACCGTATTTTGTAATTCTTGCATTTGGCATCAGCTAGTTTAATATTTATCCAATCGGACGACAATGATGTGCCACAGCGTTTTTACTAGTATTATAATATTTGCCAAATGGATGGGGTGGCAACAGAAAATGACAACTAATTTATGCAATTGAATCGACCATTTGATTTAATACACTTTTCAATGGTCCACCAGCCTGCTTATTCATTTTCACTTCATCAGTCATcccaccattgtaaaaagaattGGGTTCAGGCATTAATGAGATCTATGATTCTCACCCTTATTACTTGATTACAATTACTTGAAAGTGTATCAATTGAGTCATATCCCAGTTGAAATTATAAAAGGGTAAAAAAATGCGTTAAAATAAAGAATTTTAAAAGATGAATGAAGGGGAAGAAAATGTGAAATTTTGTATGTGAAATTATTGTCATAATGAAATATTACTTTTTAGGTTTTTGTTACGTCCACTTGTAGTTTGATTTTATTACTGGCGACAATCATATTCATACAAAGAAAGAAAGGTCAAAAAATTTGAAAGTAGAAGAAGAAGACATTTCTTGTATATGGCAGCAGAAAATATATTTGTGATATTTCTTCTGCGTAAATTTACTGGATTTTTCACcatatttttctttgaaattattGTTCGTTTGTCTATTTCTTGTTATTTGTATTCTAAACTCACTATCATATGAGTTTCCATCTACAATTGCTCGGTATTTGCTTCTCAATAATATGTTTTCCTTAATGGAAAAATTGCCACtcacaaactaaaattgtaattAGGGTAAATGACACCTAAAAGTTTTTATCTTATTACACATTCAAGTAATAATAATgggaaaaataaaaattcaaattaatcgcTATATTAATTATCAAATTCTTTGAGATGTGTAGAATCCAATTCTAATCAACAGTAGTGTACTTGGAACAGCAGCAGTTGTGAAGAAGATGAGGATTCAGTATCCACACATGGGGGGGTGTAAATGTTAGTGTCCCATCACATTAAGTTCTGATTAATAGGAGAAACAAAAGCTGAAACTACCATGttcaaaatttttcacaattaataGGACAAATATTCAGCTCCAAAATTTTCACTACATGACAAGAGTCATCACTTGGAGAAGAGAAGCAATGATAGAGTGCATACAATAGCAACTAACCATAAACATGATCATCAAAATTACAGATTGTGACAAACATGAACTAAAGCTTCATGTCTTTTTCTGTGTCCCACAGCCTGATCAGATTGTGCCAATATTGGTATGATTAACTTATCTTTGGCAATGGCATACCACCTATATATCTCTTTCCCTTCTCAATTCAATCTATACATACAATCTACACCTTACTTTCCTTTAATAATATTAGGATAAATTCAATCGCCAAATCACAAATCAAATCTAATCTAATCATAAAACTTTTTCCAATTAATATcacttcaaattttaatttgtagaTTTCAAGAAAAGTTAATTAGTCGgttgattaattatttaattattgatagATTCTATCAATAATGTAATTTAACAGTTACACAATGAAAGAAATaacttttctctttaaatttgaacTCTTGAAAGTTTACTTTTTTACATATACGGCGATTGGTTGCATGGTTAATTAAAAAGTTATTATCTACAATGGTAGCAAATTAGTTAGGCACATTTATGATACTTGGATTTGTATAAAAACACACTTAATTAGAATTGCAACTAATGATATTAATTGCCATAAATCTGGCAATTCATAACATGCAAGAACAATCATAATAATGAATGAAGGAAATCATATTCTATCCAATACCCACAATATCTTGCTCATCAGATTGTATAAAGTGAAACAAGGAACGAAAATCAAAGTATGTACACACCATGTGTGAGCAAATATCGAAGGCAAAGATACAGAAAAATACAACCACGAAAGCAATTGTTACCTGTCATTTTGTGCTCCAAAGCATGTGCCTTTGAATTATACCATCATCTCCAGGTCCCTCCATTCATCCATCCACCTTTCAATGTCTCTTTGTCTTCAAAGgcattctctctttcatttttcttttactttCCTTTTCTTAGCATAACTCATGTGGTAAACCATCAATAAATCGAAAAACCTAGGTGATGTATAATTTAAGGTAAAATCCTCAACccacaaattatatatataatgataTTATGCAATTTGGACTGAATCATGTATGGTTTTCCTTCTGATTAGAGCAAACATATATCAATCATTTTTTCTTGTTCTTATCTTTTCCATTGAAGAAGATTGAACCTAAGCCAAATAAATTCCCCGATGGAACATTTAACACTGGATTAACACGGACGCCATTGCCATAAGATCCATAGTTcttcttcaatggaggtttttggTAACTGGTTGATGAGGATGATGATTGATGCTTCATGAATGCTTGTTTGTGCTGCTTATGATTAGAACTACTTTCCCTTGACATTGGCACCCTCTTTACGCTGCTAGGTACAGACCCAGTAGAGTTGCTTCTAGATAGAAGTGGCAAAGGACATAAGCTCCTTCCATAGCCACTCACACAATTCAAACTACTACTCCTCTTGAACCTCCAAAATGACTTTGAGGTTTGCTTCTCCTCTGCTAGTTCATCACTTGCACCCTTCACTTCCTTCATCGTCTCTTTCTTGCTTGAAATATCTTCGCGTAGGGCATGCAGTGGAGGCGAAGACTTATCCATCTGCTTTGCTGGGGCTGTCTTTTTCTTGATTTCTGTAGGGAGAATCTTTCCGTCGGAGAAAAGCTCATCTGCTGGTGATGATTCCTGATCGAAGCTCTTACGAGTACAGAAGTCGAAATCAATGCTGCCCACTGAGTTTGATCGAAGAGGGTGTTGCTCAACAGGAACAATGTCCGAGAGACACAAGTCATGAGAAAATGAAATTCTTGGACTAATACCAGCAGAATTATCCGAACAGAGTTGGATTGCCATTTCTTCAACTTTTTTCAAGAAAACAAGAAAAACATTCAAGCGCAAcgctaaatgaaaattttgagacaatTCCAGGGTCAAGGATCAAGGTTTTCTTGTCAAGAAAGAAATCACTAAGATTGGAAAAAACCTAACAAAGACTGCATTTAATGTCATAACAACAGACCATAAAAATGGAAAATGATGTATtgaaaacccaaaataatattttataaagacAAGAGAGGATGTAAAAGAGAACCCAATAAAGGATTTGTAAAAGCAATTCTGATGCGGGTAGCAAATTGAAGGTTAAAGATAAGGACCTATAAACCATATATGCAATAAATGGTACTAATCCCAAGTTTCAAAAGATGATTACTGAGGAAGATAAGGACCTGTGAAGTGAAAAGTAAATAACGAGTTAGAACCTTGAAGCAGAGATTTTGGGAGACTGAGTCTAACAAGATGAGAGGTGTTGGTCGTTTGTTTGAGAAAGGGAGAGATAAAAACAGAGACGTGAAGGGAGCTTTAGCACTTAAAATCGAACTGGGTGGAGTTGGTTATAGGACAATAATGGTCTGCTGCTAGAAACGGGTAGGCATGTTTCCGTTGACATGTAAGGTTATGTTACTGACAAATCACGTTTTTAAGAGATCAACGTTTATTTATCTTTTCCTTTTAAATTAAAGCTTTATTCATAATAAATTAAAGACTAGGAAAAAAAATCTATCCattataaaaaatttcaaataaatcacaattatatcaaataataaattttaattaaatttattaataattattttttcaatattttttaaatagttataatatataattattattcaaCTTTATAGAtagtaattattttaatattttttaaataattataatatataattattatttaatttaattttttaaatacaacTCAAATTTTACTCCTTAATTAATTTAACCCATCAAATTCTGATAATGCTATTAGAATGATTTTGGATATTTTACTAAataaattgaagtgtggaagtatttgggagatatgggagtggcatggttaactaaattatttaataagattctaaactcaaagaaaatgcctgatgaatggaggaagagtattttagtacctatttttaaaaataagggagacatacagagttgctcaaactataggggaattaaactcatgagccatactatgaagttgtgggagagagttgtggagcatcgactacgtcatgatacttctatctctctcaatcaatttggtttcatgcctggtcgttcaactatggaagcgatctttctcattagaagctttatggagaaatatagagatgggaagaaagatctacacatggtttttattgatttggagaaggcttatgatagtgctccaagagaggtcttatggaatgcgttagaacaaaagagggtatctattaggtacatacaagtattgaaagatatgtatgaaggagcaactactattgtgcgccggtgggaggggacacaagagattttccgatttcaattggattacaccaaggatcaccataagcccttacctttttacattagttttagatgaactgaaacatatacaagagagtattccttggtgcatgatgtttgcggatgatattgttctgatagatgagacacgagaaggagtcaataggaagctagaactttggagaagtactctagagtcaaagggttttaagttaagtagaacgaagacagaatacatgcattgcaagttcagtgaaggccaaaacggtgatagggaaggagttagtttgaatggagtggc
Proteins encoded:
- the LOC110637859 gene encoding uncharacterized protein LOC110637859; protein product: MNESTGQTTSCLAITEKRPHRPGGCVGIFFQLLDWNRRFAKRKLFSRKLLPPAGAKQSSKKFGGDEKMPKTKSHLIADENSKGFPNVKKNGNRSDSAQPKHEMRAAGLVARLMGLESLPAVHRDKHKKVSNSPPCEVKEEKFDNCNSVSDIELLNLEKGSTKVESRPPKLQKTGQFERTAVTRFGAEALQIRNVLSRGRKHHHPKLASSVKSPRISSSRNLSRASRLIDAATRILEPGLQATNRAKCAINYSSSTNYIPKNEVSMDGMRLGVRSPDLLKQQRNDVNYNVDVDKSLMGQSSCKNCGNLPDVVDSRPPVEDQPFVCLSSAANVANNSLQGLERIKPRPPISSPEQGRDVAYQRNHVQLSTAAERLDNMRACSEPVSSEGQVPRQLKSQQCRPQKDEQSSIAFRERTATRNEISVGKGRIPPKAKLNNLQSQRASSAANAITGAKDFVALNRNLSGRTRARVSTKADNYMVDRERRFCSRRDDSLSQLRTPVRKRRTVNLNPQFDSTGLVSSTAMRQKNVECDFVSGKELEHNAHNADRACIKTRSTVPGEGNRTHGNKDNDVVSFTFNSPLRHKNFISPGRKETSDHIDKNASHQRTSLQRQLPLRGDTLGALLEQKLKELTSQEEDELTNGGNNPKRSTAMILQELISALTAQQHFSPDDHMFSAETTSQTVGRIGGTSVGFSHDGDHLSPGSVLEASFSNDSCISSSLDDSSGRRLLYDSMDYSYDQLQPIETDTDLLDSATSTNDGCMCYKMVTDLLNVISRILQSISLAGGGLTGSRLTYAKEVILNAELLFGTASRRNSDRTKSFLICPILFDELETVAGALWTNFTCLGFEESKEGSKDSQVRRFLFDCVIECLDSKYSRYCNTGFKAWRRVPLCMNTEMLIEEVGKEARRWTNLAGMIPDQIIEWEMSYSLGKWTDFEIEVFETGAQMDWDILQVLVDEIVMDLWDCRGGSS
- the LOC110637836 gene encoding uncharacterized protein LOC110637836; translation: MAIQLCSDNSAGISPRISFSHDLCLSDIVPVEQHPLRSNSVGSIDFDFCTRKSFDQESSPADELFSDGKILPTEIKKKTAPAKQMDKSSPPLHALREDISSKKETMKEVKGASDELAEEKQTSKSFWRFKRSSSLNCVSGYGRSLCPLPLLSRSNSTGSVPSSVKRVPMSRESSSNHKQHKQAFMKHQSSSSSTSYQKPPLKKNYGSYGNGVRVNPVLNVPSGNLFGLGSIFFNGKDKNKKK